In uncultured Bacteroides sp., the following proteins share a genomic window:
- a CDS encoding phosphatidylserine decarboxylase family protein, whose translation MGRLKKLKKIRLHREGTHILVAGLLFFLAINSLVYFCFDCKLPFYLLALVSTFVYGLMVNFFRCPIRIFGEETEKIVVAPADGKIVVVEEVEENEYFHDRRIMVSIFMSVVNVHANWYPVDGTVKKVGHQDGKFMKAWLPKASTDNERSLVVIETPEGVEVLVRQIAGAMARRIVTYAEAGEECYIDEHMGFIKFGSRVDVYLPLGTEIFVKMGQLTTGNQTVLAKLK comes from the coding sequence ATGGGCCGATTAAAAAAGTTAAAGAAAATTAGACTACATAGAGAAGGAACTCACATATTGGTGGCAGGATTGCTTTTCTTTCTTGCAATTAATAGTTTAGTATATTTCTGTTTTGACTGTAAATTACCGTTTTATCTTTTAGCGTTAGTAAGTACATTTGTATATGGACTAATGGTAAACTTCTTCCGTTGTCCTATTCGTATATTTGGCGAAGAGACTGAAAAGATAGTTGTAGCTCCGGCTGATGGAAAGATTGTTGTTGTTGAGGAAGTTGAGGAAAACGAATACTTTCACGACAGACGAATCATGGTTTCTATCTTTATGAGTGTAGTCAATGTACATGCCAACTGGTATCCGGTAGATGGTACCGTTAAGAAAGTGGGACACCAGGACGGGAAATTCATGAAAGCCTGGTTGCCTAAAGCAAGTACTGACAATGAACGTTCTTTGGTTGTAATTGAAACACCTGAAGGAGTAGAAGTATTGGTAAGACAGATTGCCGGTGCAATGGCAAGACGTATTGTAACATATGCAGAAGCTGGGGAAGAATGTTATATTGATGAGCATATGGGATTCATTAAGTTTGGTTCACGGGTGGATGTTTACCTTCCGTTAGGTACTGAGATCTTTGTCAAGATGGGACAGTTGACTACCGGAAACCAGACAGTATTGGCTAAATTGAAATAA
- the pssA gene encoding CDP-diacylglycerol--serine O-phosphatidyltransferase yields the protein MANSITRHIPNSVTCLNLFSGCIAAVMAFEAKYELAMLFIVLSAVFDFFDGMLARTLHAYSKIGKDLDSLADDVSFGVAPSVLIFSLFKEVQYPSFLTGVEESIPFLAFTISVFSALRLAKFNVDERQTTSFIGLPVPANALFWGSLVVGAHSFLVSDSFNAIYLFILVVIFSYLLVSEIPMFSLKFKNLSWKDNKVSFIFLLVCIPLLIFLGIAGFAAIIVWYILLSVITRNKK from the coding sequence ATGGCAAACTCTATTACTCGTCACATTCCAAACTCTGTTACTTGTTTAAACCTATTCTCCGGCTGCATTGCTGCTGTGATGGCTTTTGAAGCAAAGTACGAATTGGCGATGCTTTTTATTGTTCTAAGTGCGGTTTTTGATTTCTTTGACGGAATGCTGGCACGTACTCTTCATGCTTATTCAAAAATTGGGAAAGATTTAGATTCACTTGCTGATGATGTAAGCTTTGGAGTTGCTCCTTCAGTATTGATATTCTCTTTATTTAAAGAGGTTCAGTACCCTTCATTCCTGACAGGTGTGGAAGAGTCTATTCCTTTTCTAGCATTCACCATCTCTGTTTTCTCGGCTTTAAGACTGGCAAAGTTTAATGTTGATGAACGTCAGACCACCTCTTTTATTGGTCTTCCGGTACCAGCGAATGCGCTATTCTGGGGATCATTGGTTGTTGGAGCACATTCTTTTTTAGTTTCAGATAGTTTTAATGCTATATACCTTTTTATTCTTGTGGTTATATTCTCTTACCTTCTGGTTTCAGAGATACCTATGTTCTCTTTAAAATTCAAGAATCTTTCCTGGAAAGACAATAAAGTGAGTTTTATATTTCTCTTGGTTTGCATTCCGCTACTTATCTTTTTAGGAATAGCCGGATTTGCTGCAATTATTGTTTGGTATATTCTTCTTTCTGTTATTACAAGAAACAAGAAGTAA
- a CDS encoding nucleoside deaminase: MLDDTYFMKQALVEAQKAFDRGEIPVGAVVVSKERIIARSHNLTETLNDVTAHAEMQAITAAANILGGKYLNECTIYVTVEPCVMCAGAIAWAQTGKLVFGAEDEKRGYQKYAPEALHPKTVVVKGILKEECATLMKSFFQKRR, translated from the coding sequence ATGCTGGACGATACTTATTTCATGAAACAGGCTTTGGTAGAAGCCCAGAAAGCGTTCGACAGAGGTGAGATTCCTGTCGGAGCCGTTGTGGTTAGCAAAGAACGAATTATTGCCCGCAGTCACAATCTTACTGAAACGCTTAACGATGTAACCGCCCATGCTGAAATGCAAGCCATTACTGCTGCCGCCAATATCCTTGGAGGAAAGTATCTCAATGAATGCACCATTTATGTTACTGTAGAACCTTGCGTGATGTGCGCCGGAGCAATAGCCTGGGCACAGACAGGTAAATTAGTTTTCGGAGCTGAAGATGAAAAAAGAGGCTATCAGAAATATGCTCCTGAAGCGCTTCATCCTAAAACAGTTGTTGTTAAGGGAATACTAAAAGAGGAATGCGCTACTCTTATGAAATCATTCTTTCAGAAAAGACGCTAG
- a CDS encoding DUF4834 family protein, translating into MGAIFGFFIFIIILVIVFGLSIISGILRLLFGIGRKAGFHSSSFGGEEPAHKAEPEPKHKKIFDKEDGEYVEYEEIKEDK; encoded by the coding sequence ATGGGTGCTATATTTGGCTTTTTTATTTTCATAATTATTCTAGTTATAGTCTTTGGCTTATCAATAATCAGCGGAATTCTGCGCCTTCTCTTTGGCATTGGACGTAAAGCGGGTTTCCATAGCTCTTCTTTTGGTGGAGAAGAACCTGCTCACAAAGCAGAACCGGAACCTAAACATAAAAAGATTTTTGATAAGGAGGATGGAGAATATGTTGAGTACGAGGAGATAAAAGAAGATAAATAA
- a CDS encoding MmcQ/YjbR family DNA-binding protein, protein MDIESAREYCLQKKGVTEDFPFDEVNLVIRVMNKMFVLMDLEKPDRISMKCDPEYAIELRERYSGIEGAYHFNKKYWNQVSFDGSVDDALIKKLIDHSYEEVIKKFTRKLRAEYDALP, encoded by the coding sequence ATGGATATAGAATCAGCCAGAGAATATTGTTTGCAAAAGAAAGGGGTTACAGAAGATTTCCCTTTTGACGAGGTGAATTTGGTTATTCGGGTAATGAATAAAATGTTTGTTCTGATGGATCTGGAAAAGCCGGATCGTATTTCAATGAAGTGCGACCCTGAATATGCCATTGAGCTAAGGGAAAGATATTCGGGCATTGAGGGTGCTTACCACTTTAATAAGAAATATTGGAATCAGGTGTCTTTCGACGGAAGTGTTGATGATGCCCTGATTAAGAAACTAATAGATCATTCGTACGAAGAAGTGATTAAGAAATTTACACGGAAACTGCGTGCGGAGTATGATGCATTGCCTTGA
- the pyrH gene encoding UMP kinase, protein MIKYKRILLKLSGESLMGEKQYGIDEVRLGEYAQQIKEIHELGVQIGIVIGGGNIFRGLSGASKGFDRVKGDQMGMLATVINSLALSSALGSVHVKSRVLTAVRMEPIGEFYNKWKAIETLEAGEVAIFSAGTGNPYFTTDTGSSLRGIEIEADVMLKGTRVDGIYTADPEKDKTATKFKEITYDEIYTRGLKIMDLTATTMCKENNLPIVVFDMDTVGNLKKVIEGEDIGTYVHN, encoded by the coding sequence ATGATTAAATATAAAAGAATTCTTCTGAAGCTGAGCGGCGAGAGCCTGATGGGGGAGAAGCAATACGGAATTGACGAAGTGCGTTTGGGTGAATATGCTCAGCAAATCAAGGAAATTCACGAACTTGGCGTTCAGATTGGGATCGTTATTGGCGGTGGAAATATATTCCGTGGACTGAGCGGAGCATCGAAAGGTTTTGATCGTGTGAAAGGTGACCAGATGGGTATGCTTGCAACAGTTATTAACAGTCTGGCTTTGAGTTCTGCCCTCGGATCTGTTCATGTAAAGAGCAGAGTGCTTACTGCTGTGAGAATGGAACCAATTGGTGAATTTTACAACAAATGGAAAGCGATTGAAACACTGGAAGCCGGAGAGGTGGCAATCTTCTCGGCAGGAACAGGAAATCCTTACTTTACTACAGATACCGGTTCGTCTTTGCGCGGAATTGAAATTGAAGCCGATGTAATGCTTAAAGGTACGCGTGTGGATGGCATCTATACAGCCGACCCTGAAAAGGACAAGACTGCAACAAAATTCAAGGAGATTACTTACGATGAAATCTATACCCGCGGACTTAAAATAATGGACCTTACTGCTACAACTATGTGCAAGGAAAACAACCTGCCTATCGTTGTGTTCGATATGGATACTGTTGGTAACCTTAAAAAGGTTATTGAGGGAGAAGATATAGGGACTTATGTTCATAACTAA
- a CDS encoding biotin--[acetyl-CoA-carboxylase] ligase — translation MKPTIIRLKETDSTNNHLRELLSREKLPEFTVITTEFQSSGKGQRGNSWESEEGKNLLFSVLLKPHFVPARSQFLISQVSSLAVKESLDQFADGFSIKWPNDIYWNEKKISGMLIENDLAGRMLSESIPGIGVNINQDAFISNAPNPVSLKNITGETHDCGDVLASMLHLLSYYYELLQRGETEAISKRYHDSLFRREGFHLYADNNGQFSARIVRIEPDGRLILCTETGEERGYLFKEVHCVL, via the coding sequence ATGAAGCCTACTATCATCCGATTAAAAGAGACCGATTCTACAAATAATCATCTTCGCGAATTGCTTTCAAGGGAAAAACTGCCCGAGTTTACTGTTATTACCACTGAATTTCAGTCGTCGGGCAAAGGGCAGAGAGGCAATTCCTGGGAGAGCGAAGAGGGGAAGAATCTTCTTTTCTCCGTGTTGCTGAAACCACATTTCGTTCCGGCTCGTTCGCAATTCCTTATCTCGCAGGTATCCAGTCTGGCAGTAAAAGAATCCTTAGACCAGTTTGCTGACGGATTCAGTATTAAATGGCCTAACGACATCTACTGGAATGAGAAAAAAATCAGTGGCATGCTCATTGAAAACGATCTGGCAGGGAGGATGCTCTCGGAAAGTATTCCCGGAATTGGTGTTAATATCAATCAGGATGCGTTTATAAGTAACGCACCTAACCCCGTTTCACTGAAAAACATTACGGGCGAAACACATGATTGTGGTGATGTGCTTGCCAGTATGCTTCATCTGCTTTCCTATTACTACGAATTGTTGCAAAGAGGAGAGACGGAAGCCATCAGTAAACGATATCACGATTCATTGTTCCGCAGAGAAGGTTTTCATCTTTATGCAGACAATAATGGTCAGTTCTCTGCCCGGATTGTACGGATTGAGCCCGACGGAAGATTGATTTTATGCACAGAAACCGGTGAAGAAAGAGGGTACCTGTTTAAAGAAGTGCACTGCGTTTTATAA
- a CDS encoding YraN family protein, with amino-acid sequence MAEHNILGKNGEEEAVKYLISHDYTVRHRNWRRGRKELDIVAEKEDELIIVEVKTRRNNLFAEPQDAVTPLKIRRTVLAADAYLRLFQIDLPVRFDIITIVGEAGSFTVEHIKEAFYPPVW; translated from the coding sequence ATGGCAGAGCACAATATTCTTGGAAAAAATGGTGAGGAGGAGGCTGTAAAGTATCTTATCTCTCATGATTACACTGTCCGTCACCGTAACTGGAGACGGGGACGCAAGGAGCTGGATATTGTGGCCGAGAAGGAAGACGAGCTGATAATAGTGGAGGTGAAAACCAGAAGAAACAATCTTTTTGCCGAGCCACAGGATGCCGTTACTCCGCTAAAGATAAGAAGAACGGTATTGGCTGCGGATGCTTATCTGCGATTATTCCAGATAGACCTGCCGGTACGTTTTGATATTATCACAATTGTGGGAGAGGCGGGCAGTTTTACTGTTGAGCATATTAAAGAAGCTTTTTATCCTCCCGTTTGGTAG
- a CDS encoding 3-phosphoshikimate 1-carboxyvinyltransferase produces MQIKVSAPARINAEIQLPASKSISNRALIINALAKGAHTPDNLSDCDDTKVMIKALTSLDETIDIMAAGTAMRFLTAYLSVTEGTKVITGTQRMQQRPIEVLVNALRTLGADIEYASNEGYPPLRISGKPLEGGAVSLKGNVSSQYISALLMIAPVLKNGLKLTLTGDIISIPYINLTLQLMKDFGAKAQWTADDCIEVLPQPYTSVPFTVESDWSGASYWYQMAALVAEAKVELLGLFPNSYQGDSKVAQLFIALGVETTFTSRGALLTKTGTCCERMDYDFINEPDLAQTFVVTCAIKGIPFRFSGLQSLKIKETDRMAALIAELGKLGYVLREEENSVLSWDGERQPISANPAIKTYEDHRMAMAFAPACLGFPSVTICDPQVVSKSYPYYWDDLTKAGFSIEKED; encoded by the coding sequence ATGCAAATCAAAGTTTCAGCTCCTGCCCGTATCAATGCCGAGATTCAACTGCCGGCTTCAAAAAGTATCAGTAACCGTGCTTTAATAATTAATGCTTTGGCCAAAGGCGCTCATACGCCGGATAATCTTTCCGACTGTGACGACACGAAAGTGATGATTAAGGCACTGACATCTCTGGATGAAACGATTGACATTATGGCAGCGGGTACTGCTATGCGCTTTCTTACCGCTTATCTTTCGGTTACGGAAGGCACAAAGGTGATTACAGGTACTCAGCGAATGCAGCAACGCCCTATCGAAGTGCTGGTTAATGCGCTGAGAACTCTTGGAGCAGATATTGAATATGCCAGTAACGAGGGATATCCTCCGCTGCGTATCAGTGGAAAACCGCTGGAAGGCGGAGCGGTTTCTCTGAAAGGAAATGTGAGTTCACAGTATATCTCGGCTCTTCTGATGATTGCTCCTGTTCTGAAAAACGGACTAAAACTGACTCTTACCGGAGATATTATTTCCATACCATATATCAACCTTACGCTGCAGCTGATGAAGGATTTTGGTGCAAAGGCACAATGGACAGCCGATGATTGCATTGAGGTTCTCCCCCAGCCCTACACATCTGTACCGTTTACGGTGGAATCTGACTGGTCGGGTGCTTCTTATTGGTACCAGATGGCGGCTCTTGTTGCCGAAGCTAAGGTTGAGTTGCTGGGATTGTTCCCTAACAGTTACCAGGGAGACAGTAAGGTAGCTCAGTTATTCATTGCTTTGGGTGTGGAAACAACCTTTACTTCCCGTGGTGCATTGCTAACAAAGACAGGTACTTGCTGCGAAAGAATGGATTACGACTTTATTAATGAGCCCGATCTGGCGCAGACATTTGTGGTAACCTGTGCCATAAAAGGAATTCCTTTCCGCTTTTCGGGCTTGCAGAGCTTGAAGATTAAGGAGACCGACCGTATGGCTGCACTGATTGCCGAACTAGGAAAACTGGGATATGTACTGAGAGAGGAAGAAAACTCTGTGCTTTCATGGGATGGCGAGCGCCAGCCTATCTCAGCAAATCCAGCTATTAAGACCTACGAAGATCACCGAATGGCAATGGCTTTTGCGCCTGCCTGTCTGGGATTTCCTTCAGTCACCATCTGTGATCCTCAGGTGGTTTCCAAGTCTTACCCGTACTACTGGGATGATTTAACCAAGGCTGGTTTCTCTATTGAGAAGGAAGACTAA